The nucleotide window ATGCAAGATAGAAAGACGGCGGAAACGCGGGTATGACACGCCCCAGAAACATCGGGAACCTGAATTCCGCATTGGGGCCCACGAGGATGGCGCAGAGAGGTTTTCGCCATTTTTCGGCAAGGTATTCGAGAATGGCCGTGCCTCCCAGCGAGCTTCCCGCCAGTATGAACGTGCGACGGGGAGGAATGAGCCCGTCGATCGTTTCCCTGATATCGGCTGAAAGCCGGTCCATGGCGAAACCGACCTTCTTGTTTTTTGGGATGATGGATGATCGCTTCTCGCGGGTCTCGAGGTAGATGGTGCGGTATTGCGAGCTTATCACCTTCAGAACGCCCCGCCATCCCGAGATCGCCGATATCCAACCGGCCACGAAGAATATCACCGGTCGCTTGTCGTTGTCGCGCCGCGGGATAAAGTCAATTATTTTCAGCGCCACGCCGTCGGATACGGTGAAGTGATAGTCCTTGACCGTACAGTCGTCGCCTGCATATACCGAGTAATCCACTGTATCATCCCTATAGTTTTTTAACAATATCGTCGCCGACCGCGGAGGCGGAGTCCGAGCCGCCGCGGTCCGGAGTCCGTACATTTCCCTCCGCCAGATGTGTTCGCACGGCGGTGCGAACGCGTTCGGCGCAGTCCACCTCTCCCAGGAACTCGCACAGCATGGCGGCGGAGAGGACCGCCGCTATGGGGTTCGCCTTGCCGGTGCCTGCGATATCCGGCGCGGAGCCGTGCACCGGCTCGAACATGGATGGGTATTTGCGCGTCGGATTGATGTTCGCGCTTCCCGCAAAACCCATCCCGCCGACTATGATCGCCGCTATGTCGGTGAGGATGTCTCCGAAAAGGTTTGAGCTTACTACCACGTCGAAGATGCGCGGTGATCGCACGAAGTTCATGGCTGCCGCGTCCACGAGCATGGAGATGCATGTTACGTCGGGATAATCCTTTGCGACGTCGGCGAGCACCGCGTCCCAGAACACCATGCTGTATTTCAGGGCGTTTGATTTGGTGATGCTGGTAACGTGCCTGCGCTCGCGTTTGCGCGCGGTTTCGAAGGCGTAGCGTATGATTCGCTCGGTCCCCATTCGCGTGAAATAATTGACCTGCATCGCCGCTTCGTGCGGCGTTCCCACGTAGTGACGGCCGCCGAGGCTGGTATACTCGCCCTCGGTGTTCTCGCGGATGACGACCATGTCGATTTCGCCGGGCTTTACGTTTTTCAGCGGGCAGTCAACGCCTTCGAAGAGCACGGCGGGCCTGATGTTCACATACTGGTCGAAGCCCTTGCGCATGGCCAGAAGCGGCTCGACGGCGATATGGTCGGGAGCCTTCGCCGCGTCTCCGAGGGCCCCGAGGAGTATTGCGTCAAAGGGCGTGAGGCGGTCGAGATAGTCTTCGGGGGCGCATCTGCCGGTCGAGGCGTAAAGGCCGCAGTTCCAGTCGAAAATCGTGAAATCGAAGGAAACCGGAAGGGCCTCGAGCACCCTGCGTGCCTCGGCGATGACCTCGGGGCCGACCCCGTCTCCGGGATACAAAGCGATTTTATATGACATCAAGCCGTCCTTATGGTTTGATTTTCGATTGCGGTGCGGCGCCCGGGAGCGCCGTATGCCGACACTGTATGCGGCCATTGTCGCTTCTGTAAACAAAAAAACGGCACGTGCGTCCGCAGACAAGCGGTTGACAGAACGGCCGGACTATGATCAGATGATTCCCGGCGATGGAGGTGGAAAATGGGAATGGACTGGCTCTGGTGGAAGCACGGCGTGATCTATCAGATTTACCCGCGAAGCTTTTACGACTCCAACGGTGACGGCGTGGGCGATATCGCCGGCATTATTGAAAAGCTCGCTTACCTTTCTGACCTGGGGATCGACGGCATCTGGCTCTCCCCGATAAATACTTCGCCGATGTTCGATTTCGGTTACGATATCAGCGACTACCGTGGTATCGACCCGGTTTTCGGCACACAGCGGGATTTCGACACATTTATCGAAGCAGCGCATCGAAGGGGCATTCGCGTGATACTGGATCTCGTAATGAACCACACCTCGCACCTCCATCCATGGTTCGTGGAATCCCGTTCATCGCGCGATAATCCGAAGCGCGACTGGTATATATGGCGCGACGGCAGGAAGGGGAGATATCCCAACAACTGGATGGCGGCCTTCGGCGGACGCGCGTGGGAATGGGATGAAAAGACGCAACAGTATTACCTGCATTCGTTTTTAAAAGAGCAGCCCGACGTCAACTGGCGAAATCCCGAGTTGAAGAAGGCCATGTTCGCTGAGATACGCTTCTGGCTGGACAGGGGGGTGGACGGTTTTCGCCTCGATGTTGTGAACCAGTTCGTAAAAGACGACCGCTTCCGCAACAATCCCTTCTCCTTGGGCCCTTATCCCAGGCCATACGACCTCCAGCGGCACGTCTTCGACCGCGACCGTCCGGAGTTGCACGATATACTTAAAGAGTTCCGCAGCCTTCTCGATTCCTATGATGAGAGGATGTCGGTCGGCGAGGTGAACGCGGGCGTTCCTGGAGACTCCGCGCTGGCGGCGGGTTATCTCGGTTCCGGAGACGAGCTTCACCTCTCGTTCGATTTTTCGTTTGTCTTCCAGTCATGGAGTGCGCGCGGCTTCCTCAGGCGCATCGCGGAGTGGGATGCCCTCATTCCGGTAAACTCGTGGCCGTGCGTCGTACTCAACAATCACGACCAGCCCCGAAGCCGAAGCCGTTTCGGCGGCGGCACCGACGCGCCCGCGCGCGCAAAACTCGCCGCGGCCATGCTGCTCACGCTCCGCGGTACGCCCTTTCTGTACTATGGCGAGGAGATAGGCATGAGCAACGGGAATATCCCCCGCAAGGAGATACAAGACCCGGTCGGTAAGCGCTACTGGCCCTTTCACCCGGGGCGCGATCCGGAGCGAACGCCCATGCAGTGGTCGGCGGAGCCGAACGCCGGTTTTTCGAGCGGCAAGCCCTGGCTTCGCGTGAACGGGGATTACCGCGGGGTGAACGTGGAGCTGCAGTCGGGCGATGGGGGTTCGGTGCTCGAGTTCTACCGGAAGCTCATCGCGCTCCGGCGCTCATGT belongs to Spirochaetota bacterium and includes:
- a CDS encoding alpha/beta hydrolase; its protein translation is MDYSVYAGDDCTVKDYHFTVSDGVALKIIDFIPRRDNDKRPVIFFVAGWISAISGWRGVLKVISSQYRTIYLETREKRSSIIPKNKKVGFAMDRLSADIRETIDGLIPPRRTFILAGSSLGGTAILEYLAEKWRKPLCAILVGPNAEFRFPMFLGRVIPAFPPSFYLALKPIIKWYLRNFRLDKKNEQEQVKKYEATLDAADPYKLKYNAIAIRNYSIWHILPAVSTPVLVVGAALDKLHGNEALRKMVGALPRASYRELASNKETHSEKAGELIVAFINKRDYLEI
- a CDS encoding isocitrate/isopropylmalate dehydrogenase family protein → MSYKIALYPGDGVGPEVIAEARRVLEALPVSFDFTIFDWNCGLYASTGRCAPEDYLDRLTPFDAILLGALGDAAKAPDHIAVEPLLAMRKGFDQYVNIRPAVLFEGVDCPLKNVKPGEIDMVVIRENTEGEYTSLGGRHYVGTPHEAAMQVNYFTRMGTERIIRYAFETARKRERRHVTSITKSNALKYSMVFWDAVLADVAKDYPDVTCISMLVDAAAMNFVRSPRIFDVVVSSNLFGDILTDIAAIIVGGMGFAGSANINPTRKYPSMFEPVHGSAPDIAGTGKANPIAAVLSAAMLCEFLGEVDCAERVRTAVRTHLAEGNVRTPDRGGSDSASAVGDDIVKKL
- a CDS encoding alpha-glucosidase produces the protein MGMDWLWWKHGVIYQIYPRSFYDSNGDGVGDIAGIIEKLAYLSDLGIDGIWLSPINTSPMFDFGYDISDYRGIDPVFGTQRDFDTFIEAAHRRGIRVILDLVMNHTSHLHPWFVESRSSRDNPKRDWYIWRDGRKGRYPNNWMAAFGGRAWEWDEKTQQYYLHSFLKEQPDVNWRNPELKKAMFAEIRFWLDRGVDGFRLDVVNQFVKDDRFRNNPFSLGPYPRPYDLQRHVFDRDRPELHDILKEFRSLLDSYDERMSVGEVNAGVPGDSALAAGYLGSGDELHLSFDFSFVFQSWSARGFLRRIAEWDALIPVNSWPCVVLNNHDQPRSRSRFGGGTDAPARAKLAAAMLLTLRGTPFLYYGEEIGMSNGNIPRKEIQDPVGKRYWPFHPGRDPERTPMQWSAEPNAGFSSGKPWLRVNGDYRGVNVELQSGDGGSVLEFYRKLIALRRSCPALNRGSWESAGDAKNDVLCYTRTHEREKMFVALNFSASPRRIRPALGGAWRVALSTHKSVAIEYPTLDMGLAPYEATVLERVS